Within Micromonospora narathiwatensis, the genomic segment CCGGCGGCCGGTTCGGACGAGGACACCTACCAGCGGGCCGAGGTGCTGGTGTCGCCGAACGCCGGCGTCTTCACCCGGTTCGTCGACGACCCGCTGGAGCAGGCGCCCCTGAAGACGGCCCGGTTGCGGATGCCCGGCCGGCGAGGCCCGCGCGAGGTGACCGCCTTCGACGTACACACCGTGATGAGTGCCCGGCTGGCCGCCTACCAGGTGGCGGTACGCGACCACGCCGCCCGGTACGCCGACCCGGCCATGGCGGTGACGGCCTCGGCCGCCGAGCTGCGCGACCGTGGCGAACATCCGGTGCCGTGGACGGCACTGGCCACGGCGACCGGTGCGCCGCCCGACGACCCCCGGCGGCGGATCCGGTGGCTGCCGGCCGTCGTGCTGGGGCGGGCGGGGACCGTGTGGGTGCCGGCCGCCCTGGCGCTGCCCACCTCCGCGTTCAACGCCGACGGCTGGGCCGAGCCGACGGTGGCCGGAGCGGTCGCCGCGGGGTCCCTCGACGGCGTCATCGACCAGGGGCTGGCAGACGCGCTGGCGTACCACGCGCTGACGGCCGCGCTGCGTGGCCGGGGCGGCCTGGGCGTGGTACGCGAGGAGGACCTGGTCGCCGACGACGACACGGCGTTCGTGGTCAAGACGGCGCACCGGTTGGGCCGCCAGCTGTCGGTCTTCGCGCTGGCCGCGGCCGGCCCGGCGCACGCCGTGCTCGCCGTCGCCGAGCCGCCCGGCGGCGGCGACCGGGACTGGGCGCTGGCCGGCGGGTTCGATCCGGCCGCGACCCGGCTCGCCGCGGCGCGCGACGCGGTCGGACGGGTCCAGGTGCGGCACTTCGAGGGGACGGCGGCCGACCTGGGCGACCCGGTGCTGCGGGACCTCGACCCGGCGACGCTCACCGCCGGCGCCACCGTCGGTGCTCCCACGGCCACGGCCACCGATCGGGCGGCCGTGCTGTCCGCGCTGGACTCGCGCGGGATGAGCGCCCTGTTGGTCGAGACGACCACCCGGGACATCGGGGCCAGCGGAGCTTTCCGCAGCGGTGTGGTGCTGCTGCGGCATGACGACCGCGCGGCCGACTGAGCCGCCACATCAGTGGTCCGGACGAGGCACGCACCGCGAAAGGAGGTGGAAAC encodes:
- a CDS encoding TOMM precursor leader peptide-binding protein yields the protein MTQLPDGVVSMETRPKLRHDVVFLDAPAGAYLRGPDSAFLIKGRSAFRWLTSLSPYLTGEHTLAQLTATLEPGQRETVLTLIRALLARGFAKDAGARSELPEPVARRFATQIEFIDHFADDPTGRFHRFHRARVALGGAGPVLLAAASGLLRNGCVRLDLYPDDDPAAYAEALRPELAELRADGLPAEVGFHAGTPDLGEVDAVVWCVGPARLARLAELARACHRDGPLLVPVFWDDDRAVVGPVVAPGQTPCWHCAQLRLTAGADPAVAAEFWRQLALGGDEAAAVALPEVTGRMLGNAAAFELFRALTGALAPDTAGGVLLLDASTLESDRERVLPHPLCPVCRDVKVPGPGPAAGSDEDTYQRAEVLVSPNAGVFTRFVDDPLEQAPLKTARLRMPGRRGPREVTAFDVHTVMSARLAAYQVAVRDHAARYADPAMAVTASAAELRDRGEHPVPWTALATATGAPPDDPRRRIRWLPAVVLGRAGTVWVPAALALPTSAFNADGWAEPTVAGAVAAGSLDGVIDQGLADALAYHALTAALRGRGGLGVVREEDLVADDDTAFVVKTAHRLGRQLSVFALAAAGPAHAVLAVAEPPGGGDRDWALAGGFDPAATRLAAARDAVGRVQVRHFEGTAADLGDPVLRDLDPATLTAGATVGAPTATATDRAAVLSALDSRGMSALLVETTTRDIGASGAFRSGVVLLRHDDRAAD